Within Lolium rigidum isolate FL_2022 chromosome 5, APGP_CSIRO_Lrig_0.1, whole genome shotgun sequence, the genomic segment TTGAAGATTCCTGATTCACTTTCTGAGGGAACAAAAGCATATTTGACCCATGGAAAGATAGCCATGTCAGTAAATGATAATTTATCTAGACTTCACAAGTCAATTTTCTGGAACAGTAAATGTTTTACCTGCCCAAAATGGTGGCACACCACACAGCAAAATGTACAGAATTACTCCAGCACTCCAGACATCAGCTTCTGGGCCATAGGATTTCATAAGCACCTCAGGTGCAACATAATAGGGGCTCCCAACAACATCAGAAAATTTATCACCTGACAATATTCGAAGAGACGTTTTTGCTGTGAGTGAGATTTTGATGCAAATTCTGTTAATAATTTCTAGCGAAATAATAGAGTAAGCCACATCAACTCAAGACTACTAAAATATGTCACTGCGCGAAGCATGGCAGCAGCTCGTAGGTGCATTCGACAAATTCTGTTAAACCAGCAAAAAATATTTCTTGTCATAAACTATATAATGCTTATCACTCCTGCCAGGTTTTCCTACTTGCATCTTCCTTTCGCTGAATTATGAAACCTTCAGCAAAGCATAACTAAGGTAACGATGTGTCCTAGGGTGCACATTATCAGCACGAAGTTAAGGTAACAAACTAGAATAAGCGACATTCTGTATCACAACTATGTTTGAATTATAGCGATGTTATTCCATCAAGTGCACACCTACGAACATCAGTTCTGCAGCAATTCATCACTGAACACAGCAAGAAGACGTGTCTACATAATGCAAACGCCACAGTTCACAATGCAGTTAATGAAGCAATTTTATATCCGATTTAAGTTCTATCTTATGAACAAAGAAAATAGTGGATTCATCAGGGAACACAACAAGAAGACGTGTCTACttatatgaatggcatagtgacatcaaacaagacaaatccatACTAAGAAAACAGCAAACGCATATGAGCTAGACTCTGATATAAGGCAATAATATCTAAAATTTTACATGCCAACAGGCACCAACCCAGATAAGGCCACACGAATAATCATCTATGACTATTCAAACCAAAGTTGTTAATGTttatccatcgaagttcataacTGGAAATCACTGTCGTACTCCACAATATACTCTATACATACACTTAAACAATACAATTCTTAAAAACTACCAACAATTACTTTCCAATTCTAGTCAGAATTACTCATGGCAATATGAATTTCCATCAGAAGATTGGGCCTCATACGATCATTACAAACAAATGTATTGTTATCTAATGTAATAACCTGCCATCATTATGTAAGACCAAATAAAATAGCATCAAAgttcaaactagacaaaccacAGGAATCCATCTCCCCCAGCATTTACAGCAGATAACTGGGGTGCAAACTATTTAAAGCTTGTTCTTTCTTATAAAGTTACCCTCCTTACAATTGCTCCTACTGTCCTACGATATCATATTTAGTTTTCATTAAATTAGGAAACATCAATGGTATGAATATCCTGATGAACACAGAGAACGATCTATCAAAAAACTTAGTAACTAAATGAGCGATCAATGTAAATGCCATATTGACAAGCTTACTATAAATAAAATGAACAATCTAACAAGCATTCTCCCTACCACCGAGCGCAATCAATTTGAGCAATCTGCGTGAACATTCACATACGCACCAGGTTTGCAGAACACAGAGAGCCCAAAGTCCGTTGCCTTGAGCGGGGAATTCTCGGCAGTGCTGGCGAAGAGGAAGTTCTCTGGCTTGAGGTCCCGATGCATGACGCCGAGCGAGTGGCAGCCCTCCACCACCCCGACGATTGTCCTGATGAGCTGCGCAGCGGCGCGCTCGCTGTAGTGGCCCTTGGCCACGATGCGGTCGAATAGCTCACCGCCGGCGCAGAGCTCCATGACGAGGTGGACGAAGAGGGCGTCCTCGTAGGCCCCGCTGATGCGGACGACGTTGGGGTGCTCCGAAAGGTGGTGCATGATCTGGATCTCGCGCCAGACATCCTCGTAGTCCTCGCGGCACAGGAGCTTGCGCTTGGGGATGGACTTGCAGGCGTACTCGGCGCCGTCCTCCTTGGCCACGCACAGGTACGTCGTGCCGAACTGCCCCTGCCCCAGCTTCTTCCCGATGCGGTAGTGGTCGCGCACGTTCGCCGTCTTGTGCGGCAGCACCGACGCCGGCCGCAACGCCGTCggagccgccaccggcggcggtagCCGCGCGTGCGCATTGCCCTTGGCCTTCTCCCTGCCCGGGCCTTTCGGGTCCGGCTGCATTGGCGTCGACCTCGGTGGTTCCCGCGGGATCAGGAACACGAGCCTTCTTGGCGAGCCACGAATCCTGACCAACGACGGATTAAAAAAATGCAACTTGGTTCCCGCCTCCTCGGCTTCTTCCCTAGGAAATTTATAGGGATTTTGATTGCACAACACAAAAATGATTGGATCTTGAAACGAGCCCTCTTTCCTTTATGGATTACAGGCGGAACAGATGATGATCAAGGAGCTTTAGGGGAGGTTTATGGCGGCTCCGCCGACCGTACAGCGAGGAGAAATGTGtctccctcctcttcctcggtGGATTCTTGCGGCGATTTCAGGCGAGGTCACATGCGAACAAGATTGAATTTATGCTCCATGCGAGGTCGGCGATCTATTGGCTTCGATGGCTCGCTGGCTGTGGTCTCGGAGTGGATTGGCGTTGCAAATGGGGATGAATTGTTCGGGCATGTGCGGGGACCATGGCGATGGTTACCTTATTCTCTCTcttgagagaggaggagagggggaggATGAAGAAGACACCCGTCCTCGGAAACTTGTATTCCGCACAATTTTTGTTCTCTCCTATATTCTTTTTTAAATTAACAGTTATTATTTGTGCAAAAAAAAACAGTTATTATGTTACTTGTTATTTACTATTTCTCTTTTTatgtaagaaaaaggcatatctaTACTTACTTATATATTCTTATCATAATAAAAATATGAACATGCGTGAGAAAATAATATCTAACGTTTAAGATTTGCTTGTTGTTCACATCTCATGCTAAATTTTTGCGCAAGCACACCCCACCACCTTCGTTTGTGCCGCGTCATAGCGCAACACTGTCGCAGAGGAAATAATAATTCCATATCGTGTCCTAACCCTGTCGATATCTTCATCAACAAGATTCTCAACCTGCGTTGCTGCCTCGTGATGCCGCGTTGTAGCTATGTGTGTCAGCGCCCTACCTCGTCTCCCATTGCTTCACCCATGAACGCAAtgatccacatgtttatggatcgCGCCATAGTCGCCATGCATCATCCACCCTCTCCTTTTCACCCGGTTCACGTCGCATCGCACCTTCTGCACCTACCATACCCCTAGTTCACCCAAGGATCTATCAGAGAGTGTCCCTACATCTACCGGTTTCTTCTGGAATAGGAAGATGATGACTAGCCCACAAACCTAGCAGGACCGCCGCACCAGAGCGTGATTCATCACTCCTCGATTTGTGTTGCAAATCGTGTCATTATTATCACTTGTGTTACACTTTAACATCAATTTCTTTCATTCTTTGGTATATTGATATGATATATGCATGATATGTGAGGTTCCCTAGGTATTTGCTTTATCTTAATTTATAGGGATTCGCACCAAAATCCCCCTTTCCTGTTTTTTGCGCTGAAGTACATGAACCCCTTTAATATCCCTTCTTATTCTAGTGCATTAGCTTTATTTCTCTCTCCCCTCATTTTACCATTCTTTTTCCTGAAATTGCAATGCCATTGGAATTGAATATCCCATGTTAGGTGGCTAAGTATGTTATTACCAAAGTATACTTCTATTAAAGCAGCATCACATACGTATATTTTATGCTTGTATGTGCATAGTCTAAATGTTTCCCTAAACCATattgtggccacacaagaaataAATACAAACAATGTGCATAGCCTAAACTGGGTAAGAATGTCCAAGCCCAATAGAAACTTTGAAAGGACATGGATGCCGTCTAGACGGGTGAATAGGTGGTTTAACTTTTTTTACTAATATGACTTaataaatgcggaataaaactagtgtttaatttgtcaagcacaatacctatataactagggttcacctatgtgcatcaacaacttatgctaagcaatacaagcaactttgtgatagcaagatatataacttcaaacaTAAAGGCTATcagaaagtaaagtgcataagtaaagagctcgggtatatagAAATAACCAAGGtaacgcggagacaacgatgtatcccaaagttcacactcttgcgagtgctactctccattGGAACGGTGTGGAgggcaagtcactccaaatgccacGAAGGcatcaccgtattctcctcgagaattcccaccaaaagggaagtcctcgatccactatgaaaTCTTGAGGGTGGTCACTGAACCCGCACAaaacttggggctatctccacaaattAATTGGAGCCTCGCCTTGCActtgaggaatctccacaacttaattggagaccCCAAGATCACCACTAAGACACAAAGCTACAAACTTGAGGCAATCTCCACAATTTAATTGGAGACCCCAAGAACACCGCAAAGACCactaatccgtctagggttccaagaacccaagaggaagAACCTTCTCACTTTCACtttcacgaatcaccgtggagaactcaaaccgatgcaccaaatgcaatggcaagaacaccacaaaggtgCTCAAATCTTTCTCTCTCAAatttcaacaaagctacaaaagctcttgggggaataagagaggaagaacaaataagaggaggaacaccaaatttctccaagatctatatCTAGTGGATtctcctcacaaagagagggacttGATTTGtcaaaatgtagatctagatctcctctctcttttcccccaAATAGGTGGAGGAattagagggagaggaagcttctcaaggtcagcaatggagtaggagagagagaagaAGCAACAAattttggggaagaagaagactatTTATACCCCCACACAAAAATGACTATTGCGGGAATTTTGGACCAGAGTCTCCGGTCTAGTCTCCGGTCGAGTCTCCGTACCCCTATACTCAGCGTGAGGCACACTGGCCAGCTCTTCGATTTGGGAGGTCCGAAGACTTCAGTCTCTCGACTGGAAAATTCCAAaactgcaacaacttgagtttgaaaactccgaatgacatgaaaccaattttgttggaaagaggacgacaagagctacccccaCAAAAGGtgaaattattaaaaaaattgggggagatttttctatgatttttagAGTGAGTCCTCTCAACGgagaaccgagaaaaactccaatatcgaaaacgcaacaagtgattcacgtggaatccattttcgatgaactagagcttgtcatgtgaataagcacaagctctaaaacatcacttggataaaattcaaataacaattaacAAATAtggtgcaaggatgcaaaggtttgagctctctccgaatgatatgatcgagttactcactcgagagccctcttgagatATACGGTAACTAACCTATAAACTGTTCTCCCAACtataccatgagaccggtaagacaaaaaccctaccaagagaaaaccttaaccttgcgcactcCACTTAAGCTAGATGAtgaagatcttgaccgcaacaagatggaacgcctttattgattgtgcttgcttgatgaagtcttgctaATTGCTTCCCCATAATCCACTATGAGGAAGCTTATTCTTCGGCTCATCGTCagatatccatgaacaccatatggatggcaagcttcaagcatatgatctctttgagttggctcatcttgaacttgcacttcatttctccgttcttcattatgttgatgtcttgaagttaaacttgagggctcacttcatattcatctttaagacatacttgacacttgatattcttcatcaatttcttcttgttgcaaccttgaagccaacatatggttcaagcattgcctatggataattcctacaaatataacttgatgcaaatattagtccatagggattgtcatcaattaccaaaaccacacatgggggctcaatGCAATTTCAAACTTAAATCCAAAGAGAAAACATCATTGAAAAGAGGATGAACCTATTGTCTCGACGATGTATATCCATATCCTTTTACCTGAGCATCAACTTCCAACAATATATATTAGAGAATGTGATATTAGGTAGCTACCAAATAATCGTGGTATCCTATATAACTAaatagttcatccccactaacctatttctctAAACATGCAACTATGCCACCTCAGCGGCCCCACCAAATCAGTAATCTCCCATCCAAGTCATCCCATCCCATGCATGTCGATGGTTGTACATGAGTACATCGCACTTACTTTTATTACCGGCCCAATTTTACTCATGGTATTAATCACCAGGCAATAGCAGCTTCTCCTAAAAAATGTTGTCACGAACAATCAACAGCAGCGTATTAAATGCAGAAGCAGAAGTGCATGCATCAATCATTTAATTTCAGCCCATGTAATTACTGTTCATCTTCTCCAAGAAGGCAGTCAGGATTCTTCTGTAGAGTAGTAGTACGTCCTCTTTCTGTCAATAAAAGAGCACGCCCTTTCCTCTCCAGTCGATGAGAACCAAAGAAATAAATCTGTAGAAAACTCTCTCCTAACAAATTAATGTAGATAAACCATCGATCCATGGAAGAAACTCATGGAGGGGCACTCAAAGGGACATTGGTGCCTTTGAAATTAATGCAGATAACCATCAGTCCATGGAAGAAGCTCATGGAGGGGCACCCGAAGGGACATTGATGCCTTTTAAAGACCTGACTAGCTCCATGCGAGCTACGCCATTTAGATCGTCATGTACACCCCACATCGATTCTTCACCCCACATCGATTCTTCAGTACTGATACCTTGCAGTGAGGTGCATCAACAAGGTACCTGAGTATCTGGACAGTCAACACCCTCAGCGATGAAACCGTATCAAGGTACAAATATTCCAGATATTCCTCAACGCTCCATGGCGGAAATCTTTCAGTTTGAAGTTGGGATTCCTCTCACAGTTCAGGCTTTTTGCTGAACTAAGGGTTGGTTTCAATTAATGACATGTCCCTTTCATCCCTCAGCACATAGCCCACATCATTCACCGGTGATGATAGTTGGCGTACTGCTTTCTTCCGACATTGGCATCTATCTCGCTGTGCATAAACATCCCACGTACGTCATGTGTTTTCTCTGGAGATCTTTTTTATATGCAACATATTACATCTGTTTGAGGCTTGGGCAGGAGCATCAATGTGGCATACATTTACTTTATACATATCGATCGACCTACAAGTGAAGTTTCAGGGTCTACATACCATCTACAACACGGTTCATTGAAGCTTCCTATATTGCCTAATGCTTGATGAAATGTCTCTGCTCTCTTTCCAATTAAACGATTGAgaaggtgaaaatatttgaactcTTTTACCATCAGATTAATTCCCTCTATCTCTATCATGTTATACTGTCACAAATAGATCATGCAATCATTTAATCAAGTGCACGAAATGGATGATTTTGATTAATTGTAACTGAAGTACGGCTCATATTTCAGCAGTATTAATATATATTTCACTGTTTTGAACAAGTTTGAACGTGTACATTTTGCAGGTAATATTTTTTacttttttcataaacaaaactcGGACTACATCTTTCTAATCTGTCTGCAGTATTTCGACTGAATTGGAGATATATTGCTTGAGTTCATGTTCAAATTTAAGCTACTGAGTGTACTTCCGATTTGCAGGTTACATATGCAACGGCCTAGCAGCCACTAGATGTGATCACCTTTACATGATTTTCTCAAATGTCTTCAGAATTTTACAGTGAGTCATTTCAATTAACCTTCTGATCTCTACAGAGGCTATGTGTGCCAATATCCAAAACTCCAAGATGTTTAGGTTATAATCATTTGCCGGCGGATTCAGATTAAAAGTTCATTGTTCCTTGAATTGGTAGTGTGTAAACTTGTGAAACTGAAGAGGATCCTAATTGTTATTCTCTTTGTTACTGATTCACATTGTAAAAATGTAATACCTCATGCACGGGATCCATGTTCATCCAACAAATGTGCTGATCAGGAATTCAATATGGCCAGATGCAAATTGTATCGATAATCATTGCAATCAGAAAACAAAGTACCAAAATTCATAATCGCATCTAAGAttctcgcagcaacgcgcggggtattatcTAGTTTAGCTAGTTAGCAAGTAAGAGTGGCGCAATAGTTAGCTACCAAATATTGTTGTGGAGTATCACTGTAATTTATTTCATCATTGTTTATATTTATATGCACCataataaaaaaaaatatatgtgTGCAAGCGTACACTCCTATAAATATTTAAATATTCAGTTATGAATTCATAGGAGCAAACACAGGGACATTCTCAACTAATGCTACTTACTAAAAATAAATAGAAGGATGCATTAAGTTGAAATCATTGCAGGATCAAAGAGAAAATTTCATAAACACGCCTCTAAAAAGATTAGAACATAAATTGGTCGCGCGATTACTAAAGAACACAAGCCAACCAACAACTTATAGAAcaaataaagatcgatctgcaacTGAGATATCTAGCATGTTAACTAAAACCAAAACAATCTTTGTCACACTTGAATAGAGGAATAAAATCCGAAAAGTgcctttggcacatgagcaccagtgctcctgatttttaACAATCATGTTTTCtggattttaaaaaaattgaaattaaatatacctacatacatataaacattctgaaggtacggtagaaattttggagaaaaacctgttgtattttgagctatacaaaaaagaaatatttatgataaatatttgcctcTATACAGCCACCaattttttttcctgtagctcaaaatacaatgcaatttctaccAAAACTTTGCACGAGTATTTGagacatgtgtatgtattcatagAATAAAGTTAACTTTTTTtgaaacataatttttttttaatattttaaaaactaGGTGCTCATGTGCATCAAATCTGCTttcaataaaatggaaactttgaTGCTCAATTGAATTTATTTTTGGCAGCTAGAAATGGATTGTGAGAAACCAATGAGGCCCTAGCCACCTTCCCAAATCCCCTTTCCTCTGCTGCCTCGTGCTCTCTCCAGTCATCTCCCATGGCGGCACACATCCGGACTCTgattccgtccctgcttcctcgtCCGCTCCGCAGCCTTCCGGCTGGGCCTTCTCGCACCCAGTTCGGGCGACTCAAGCTCACCTGTCCGGCGGCCTCAGGAGGCAGCGGGCCGCCGGCGGAGAAGGGGGACGGGAAGCCTCCCCAGGGATCCTCCCTGCCGGCGCTGTCGGAGATTCGTTGGGGGGAGCTGCTAGCGCCGTCCCCAGACAACGCCGCGGCCGTTGCGCTCACGGCCGCGCTGGTCTGGGCCGGCGCGTCGCTGCTGCTGCAGCTGGTGCTCATCTCTGCCTCCATCTTCGCCGCCGCCCTCAAGTACTCCTTCGTCGCcgcgctcctcctcttcgtcctcatcgcgCTCCTGTGAGTGACGGACGCCcattcttctcctcctcccttcTCTAGTCTAGTGTCTAGTCCACCACTGCACGCGTGTTGAACAAAATTGCCTACTTATTACTTGTTTCTGTTTAGCCCACTCCCCTAAAATTATGTTCTTTGCGCAGACCATATGAGCGCTCCACAACTATGATGCTATACAATGTCATgctatcaaagtaaattttccagACATTTAGATTGCAAAAGTAGATACTATATGGATCACAGTCACAAAAAGCCACTAGATAGATACAGTGCAGTTCAGTTCCTGCAGGCTATTCAATACAACTTGCACTCCGAGTAAAAACATTATGAATATACATATTCTGAAGACGCACCATATGATAGTGAGGAGGGCAGTTCACACTACTAGTTTGAAAAGAATCAGTTTCCATTGGTAACTGGGTGTGTTGAATATGGAGATCCAACAAAGACCGAGCACATATTCatgagttcatcctgttcttttCACCTGTCTAGTCCACCATTCACCACTGGACGCACGTTGCACAACATTAAGTAGCTTTACTTGTTTGTGTTTAGCCCACTCCCCTATATTTAAGCTGCGTGAAAATTCACCTTTTCAGGGATAACATATGAAATATGTGCTCCGCGAGTCCGCGTACGTTGCTATATAATGTTATGTCATGCGATGCAAGTAAATTTTCCAGATTTTGGATTGCAAAAATAATACTCCTTCAGTCACAAGAGCCAGTAGATACAATACAGATCAAATCATTTGGGTTATTCAATACAACTTGCACTCCAAGAACAAACTGTGAATATAGATATTCTCAAGACACACACCAAATCACACTTGACGAGGGCAGTTCATAAACTAGATCGAAAAGAAACAGTTTCCATTGCTAACTGGATGTGTTGAATATGGAGATCCACCAAAGACTGAGCACATATTCATGAGTTCATTCTGTTCTTTCACCTGGACATTGTAAATGAAAATTATAATTAGCATACCCTATCATCGGCATTTTGCATATTTTTTTACAGGAACAGTAGGGAAGGGCCTTACCGAGCATTTTGTCGGTTCAGATTTGTGCAAATCTTAGCTCATAAATATCATAATATATATTCTGGTAGTTCTTAATTTCTTATGACATTGGATACTATCCCTACTCCCACAAAAATGTGAAATAGCTGTACCACTGACAAAACTGAATATTACATATTTTTTTATTAAATAGTGGGAAAATAGAGGAGTGCCATTGCGATGCTTAAACTTCAGTAGGTAAGTGTTAAGGACAAACTACAAACTCAACTTATCAAGTGAGAGAATAACCCCTTTCATTCTAATATGGCGGTCAGGTAAGCTGTTAATCATTTTGATGAAATTGTATTTGTATATTTATTTTTGATACGCAGATGGCTTGTGGCCCTCCTAGTGATTGGTGTGCCCATTAAGTGCAAGAGTGCGTGCCCACATTAAGTGAGGCTGGTAGATTCTCCTGTATTTCCCTTAGCATGTGTAGGGGAAGTGCACACCTGTGTTTATGTGTGGTGGCGTGAGTGTGGTTTGTGTCCACCTTGTACTCTCTAGAAAAAAGTTTAAATTTCTTTTTCAGATGATCAGATCAAATAGAGGTGGTAATGTGGACTTATCTTACAAGTGGTGGGTTTATTTTGCTTGCTGCTACCTTGAGAAATTGAGGGTTATCTGTATTCAAACCTAAATTTAAGATGTTAAATTATATATGGGCATTTAACCCTCCTTTACGCAAGGTCAAtcggttcaaattttgaaaaatattacaTAATTTATTTAGCAGTAAACCCACTTCAAAGTAATATTATGTGTCTCTTAATTCTGTGAAGTGTCAAATTGGCCAACCCATATTTGATTTACGTATTATGATCCTCTGTTTCTGTGCAAATTCTTGGTTGCTATAGACTTCCGTTTAATTGGTTTTATTATATTTTGAAGAGACAAAACATGCATTGAATAAAGGAATCTTTGTAGAATAAAAAAGAATATGAGACATCGAGACTGACCTTATTTTCAAGAAACTGTATCTCTTGCTGCATGATTAGCATCTGATGGGAGGCATTACATACTAGTTTAGTGAACACTATGTAGGAATCAGAACAATAAGAAAGTGGAGAACAGATGTCCTACCTTTGCGGAGCGCATCTGACAAATCCATAGCTCAAGACTTTTCTCTAGTGTGTGCAGTTTATCTAGCGTCATGTCCCCTGCTCCCCCTCCATACATGGACCTGCGTTGCTTCAGTTATCACTTAAATGTTTTCCGGAGGTTGTTGTATGTGTTAAGCAATCCATACAAATGACTGTACAGGAACATCATGATTTGTCTTCATTCGTAATGTTTATGTCAAACAGAATCACTTCTTTCACTCTTAAATTGAGTTGCAGCGTTTCTTGATTAGAAAATAATTAAGCTTGGATGCAGTTCTCTTTGTATTATTACCTTCACATTTTTTTACTAGCGATGTATCTTGCTCTCTTGGATTTACTTCCTTAATAGTAGCTAG encodes:
- the LOC124652297 gene encoding uncharacterized protein LOC124652297, with amino-acid sequence MAAHIRTLIPSLLPRPLRSLPAGPSRTQFGRLKLTCPAASGGSGPPAEKGDGKPPQGSSLPALSEIRWGELLAPSPDNAAAVALTAALVWAGASLLLQLVLISASIFAAALKYSFVAALLLFVLIALL